GCCCGGCCCCCTTACCCTGGCTGGGGGGAGGGCCGGGCTGGACAGCAGCTCCCCTATTGCCCCAGCCATGGATCTCCTGCCCCCTAAGCCCAAGTACAACCCTCTTCGGAATGAATCTATATCATCATTGGAAGAGGGGACTCTGGGATCCTTATCTCCTGGAGAACTCTCCTCTCCATCTGCCTCTTCCCTGGGACCCATCTTGCCCTCGATGCTGGGGGATGAGAGTCCTACAAccctttgctctttttttcctcGGATGAGCAATTTGAAGCTAGCCAACCCAACTGGGGGGCGGCTAGGGCCCTCTGAAGAGTCAGGACAGGGACCTGAGGATAGGGAGAGAAATGTAGGGGGCGCTGGGCTAGACTCAGGCCCTTCACCTCTTCTCCAGGACATGAACAAACTGAGCGGCGGGCGGAGGACTCGGGTGGAAGGGGGCCAGCTGGGGGGTGAGGAGTGGACTCGGCACGGGAGCTTTGTCAACAAGCCAACTCGGGGTTGGTTGCATCCCAACGACAAGGTCATGGGACCTGGGGTTTCCTACCTTGTTCGGGTGAGTGAGTATATCCTTCACCTTAAatattcctctccttcccctccttagTCCTCGTCTGCCTGACTCTTTTAAATTCCTTGTTTTGCTagattttatgtttttctttctttactaaaTTCCCTTTTCAGGTCTATTGGTCCTTCGTATATTACTTCCTACCTACTTTGTTTCTTGTCCCAGATCCCTACTCCTTCCTGGTTCCTTTTTTTGCCCCCAAATTCTTCTGTAAACACCCCTGTTTCCTGTTCTCCATATCATTCTGGTCTTTTCCTCCAAGTACCTAAAGattgtctttccccattactTTACATAGATGGTTTCTCTAACCTCTTCTTCTGTCCCTCCACACTAAGAACCAAGGGTTTTTTATATTTGGACACCAAGCAGGGTCAGTGGGGAAAATCATGAGGGatcttttgtgtgtatgtgtgatgaGTGTGATGCTGATAATATTTGGCAGAGGTCAAATGCTttacttttccctccctcccccccccttcccaCTCAGTACATGGGTTGTGTGGAAGTGCTCCAGTCAATGAGGGCCTTGGATTTCAATACTCGAACACAGGTCACCAGGTGAGTAGAGTCTGTTTGGGGGTGAAGGTGGTTGGTATTGCTGGGGTCCCTACCAATTAGTGAACTGCTGGGGACTTGTGGTCATGATAGCAGGATGAGAGCATTGTTAATGAGTGATGGGTCACTTGGGGGAGCCCATTGAATAATACTAAGATCTAGGTCTCTCTCTACCTACCTAACCTTGGAATAGAGAAGGGGTAGCCCTTGAATCAAACAGCATTTGTTAGCGCTTACAgtatgccaggaactatgctaggccataggaatacaaagacattGAAGGGTGGGGGCATGGATTCAGGGAAAATTAGTATTTGGTGACTAGAAGGGTTGAGGTTAAGGGGAAGTGACTGGGTCCAGCACTGAGCCCAGAGGCCCTAATCCAATCAGCCAGCCGGCAGCTCCTTAGTATCATCAAATATTAAAGGCCCTTAATTCAATCAGCTACTACAAAGAGCTCAGAGTGCCCCTGGAGCCTGTCCCTGGCTTCCCCTCCCTTAGACCTATGTTGGGGCCCCGGGAAATCTTTGTTTCTGAGTAAGTCTTTGTCTCCTCAGAGAAGCCATCAGTCTGGTGTGTGAGGCTGTGCCAGGAGCCAAGGGGGCTTCACGGAGGAGAAAGGTACTGGGAGCATTATTGTGGAGAGtgggagatggaaagagagaggtagaagCCAGGAGAGATGTGAAGGgccaggggaggagggaagggaaggttaaATGGGTTTTGGCTGTAGAAAATGAGACTTCCTCAGTGGTAGGTCTGTGATTCTTAACCCCAAATTTTCTGTGCATCCTTTCTTAGCCCTGTAGTCGCCCGCTCAGCTCCATACTGGGGAGGAGTAATTTAAAGTTTGCTGGCATGCCCATAACCCTAACTGTTTCTACCAGTAGCCTCAACCTCATGGCTGCAGACTGTAAACAGGTTGGTTGGGTCTGAGgggattggggagagggaaaCAGTCTAGCCAATGAAGAGGAATCAGAAATCCAGGGAATGGAGCTGAGGGAAGAATTGGGTTTCTGGGTGGAGGCAATTAGGGGGCCCTAGGTGGAAGGGACCAAGGGATGGCACAGGAAGAAATAATGGAGCTAGTAGGGAAGGCAATACTGAGGGGTGAAGGATGAGGACCAGAGAGGAACTGCTAATATTGTCTCACCACCCTGAATTCTCAGATCATTGCCAATCACCATATGCAATCAATCTCATTCGCATCTGGTGGGGATCCGGTGAGTTGTGGTATAAAGGGATGGTGGCTGGGGAGAAGTTGAATGGCTCTGGATTGGGGTGGTACAAAGTTGGGTGGAGGTGGGTTGGGCAGTGAAAAGGCTTTCAGGGGCTAGTGGGGAGATGAAGACAAGCTGGCTGATATTGTCCCGACTGGGAACCTGATCTCTTAGGACACTGCCGAATATGTTGCCTATGTTGCCAAAGATCCTGTCAATCAGAGAGGTAAGAGGGAGTCTGATGGGGTGGGTGAGGGAGACACTAATCCATCAATAAGGATGAAGAGTGGGTCAGAGTTCCCCTCCCTTTTGCCAGTTCTGCGGTCACTGAACAGAGGGAATTTGGAGCTTCCCTTGCCCAATGGGTGGCTATTTCCAAGGAGCCTGGGATGGCTGGGCTGGTGCCTGAACATCCCCAGCCCCAAACTTGTTGCTTATAAGGATAATACCTGCTATGCCCATAGCCTGCCACATCCTGGAGTGTCCAGAAGGACTAGCACAGGATGTCATCAGCACCATTGGCCAGGCCTTTGAGCTGCGCTTCAAACAATACCTCAGGAACCCACCCAAGCTTGTCACTCCCCATGACAGGTAGGATGAAGACTAGGGATGTGGGCATTGGGGTGGGAATATTCTCCAGAGAAAAGAATGCTTAGGGATACAGTAAAGACCCAAATTACCCTATCAGTCCAGCAAGCATTGTTGCAGCTCTTACTGTGTGCAAGGCATGATGCTATTGAgtatggggatacaaagaaaaaaaaaaagatcaacagTCATTGTCTTGTGCTCCCCTCTCCCAGCTTATGTTCTACTTGGGAGAATACAGCATTTCAACAAATTGatataataaaacaattaaatttgACAAAGAGAGCTCTCTGACATCTAGGTGGGGGCCAAAGAGAAGCCAGTGAGGCCATTCAGGAAGTGACACAGGTGTTGGGCATTGCTGAAAGACAGATTTTCTTAGCAGGGGAGGTGAAGAAGGACATTCCAGGCATGCATCGGCCCTCTGTGGCCTTATGTCATTGACAGATTCTTTCTTGAGCTAAAAGAACCTTAAAGAACAGAGGAGGTGGCCCTGTGTGGCCTCATGTCCTTACTGCCTGTCCTGCTTCTGTCTTCCCTATGTTTCCAGTGGCCTTTTGAGAATTCTTTCCTGGGGTCTAATTTCTAGCCTTGCACCCACTACTACAATTGGTCCTTTCATcctgttctttctttggaaagatGGGCCACTTTGGAATCTAGCATGCCCTCTTTCAAGATAGGCCTCCTCTTCACAGATCCGGGCCCCTAATGCTTTGTCTGGCAAAAGCTAATGGCTGTCATTTTACTagtatatagttctttaaggtttgcaaagccctttacatcaatatctcatttgatctttacagcaACCCTGGAAGGctggtattctttttttaaccccttaccttccatcttagaattaatactgggtattggttccaaggcagaagagtggtaagggctaggcaatgggggtcaagtgacttgcccagggtcacacagctgggaagtgtctgaggccagatttgaatctaggaccttccaactctgggcctggctctcaattcactgagccacccagctgcccccagaggcAGGTACTCTTAtaatccccccctccccccatttatagatgaggaaactgaagcaaacagaagttacgtgactttttcagggtcacacagctagtaattatctccaaggctgggtttgaactgaaatcttcctgaatctaggtctAGTACTCTTATCTGCAATATCACCCAGTTTCCTCTAGATGAGAATCAACagggtatagtggatagagtgctggacttggattcaggaagaacttAAGTTCAGATCTTGCTTCTGAACCCAACTAGAGGAGTGACTGAGGACAAGTAACTTCTCTCTTGTGCCCTGTAAATGAGGAGATTGTATTTGATGGCCTATAAGCCCCCTTAGAATAAGCTAGGTTCCTTATTCTTGCTGCTTTTCCTCTTTGACCTTCTGGCTTCTCAAATACTAGAAATCTGACTTCCCATATAGGAGCTAGAAAACAAGAGCCTACTCTTTGGGTGACAGATGTGTAATCTCCACTTTAGGATAGCTGCCCTCTGCAGGCCAGGCTGGACTAGGACCAGAGAATGAATgaactttccttttcccttctctcaggATGGCTGGTTTTGATGGCTCAGCttgggatgaggaggaggaagatccACCTGACCATCAATACTACAATGACTTCCCAGGGAAGGAGCCCCCCCTTGGTGGGGTAGTAGACATGAGACTTCGGGATGGACCTGCCCCAGGGAGTCCTTGGCCACCCACACCCAGCAACCAGACCACCAACCACCTAGGAGCCACCTTGGTATGTTGCCCAAGATGAGCTAGGAGAAAGGTAAGGCTATTAGTGACTCTAGTTCTCATGTTGTATttacccctcccctcccccagcccgtTGGACAGCTAGCTGGTGGGGACCCTGATATTCGAAAACAGTTGCCAACTCCTGGACCAGGTATGAAGGAAGGTTGGAGAATTGGGGTTGGAGATGGAGTTTAAGGGCATTACCAACTCTAGGATATTGACTGACACTCTTTATTTCCTTGGTAGGTAGAGAACTATTTGATGATCCCTCCTATGTCAATGTCCAGAACCTGGAAAAAGTCCGGCAAGGAGCTGGTGGTCCTTCGAACCCTACTACCAATGGTAGTGCCCCACGTGACCTCTTTGACATGAGTAAGTATTATTCTTTTCCCCCCtagcttttattttctctttctatttcccctgctggtttggttttttttcccttccagtttctcttctttctgttcccatattttccttctttcttgatttcctcttgCTTCAAATGATCTGTTATCAACCACATGATAGTAGGCTGTTGGGGTAGACCTAGGGAAAATAACCCATCTTTATCTTGACCTCCTTTTACTTCCTCAGAGCCATTTGAAGATGCGCTTCGGGTCCCCCCACCTTCCCCTACACCACCAATGGCTGAGCAGCTCCGGGCAGAGCCCTGGTTTCATGGCAAGTTGAATAGGAGGGAGGCAGAAGGGCAGCTGAGGCTCAATGGGGACTTCCTTGTTCGGGAGAGTACGACCACTCCAGGCCAGTATGTCCTTACTGGCCTACAGAGTGGCCAGCCCAAACATTTGCTGCTTGTCGACCCTGAAGGTGTGGTAAGTTTGTGGATGTGCGTGGGTGGGCTCTGGCCTTTTCTCACCATCTTGAGACATCGCTCTTCTTTGCACTTGTTTTTACTGCCATCTCCctaccccttcacccccctccttGCCTAACTCCTATTTCTTCCCATTACTGGTTTCTGTCCAAATGAGCTACATCTTTGAGGGAGTATTTCCTTACTCAACCCCACTAAGGTTCTTAGGTCTGATGATAGGCATGTCTGTTCTCTCTAGCTTCcatccactttatttttattttactttattataaagatatttttttttaccaattacatgtaataacaaattttcacaaaagttttctgaagttatatgatccaaattgtctccctttctcttacccttccccctcccagagctgacaagcaattcaatctaggttacacacaaatgtattatcatgcaaaacatatttccacattgatcatatttgtaaagagaATGAtcgtataaaaccaaaacccaaaacaaaaacccagctaaactgaagtgaaaaattgcatgctttgatctgcattcggaccccaatagttctttctttggaggtggagagcattctttgtcctaagtccctcagaattgtcctggatcattgtattgctgagaacagctaagtgTATTGCAGTTGATCagttcacaatattgctgttactgttcaatccactttatttttttgttgttgttttttgtttgtttgtttttaacccttaacttctgtgtattggctcttaggtggaggagtggtaagggtgggcaatgggggtcaagtgacttgcccagggtcacacagctgggaagtgtttgaggccggatttgaggctaggacctcctgtctctaggcctgactctcaatccactgagctacccagctgcccctcaatccactttaaaatcaaagaatattCAAATGTTAGGAAGagactatattttattttgtttttaggtccttattctttttacttccttaacccttttttttccccaaaaattgagaaaacaagaaaacaacttCTGTTACAAACATGtttagtcaagtaaaacaaattgccacattggcctcagtttcctttttggtaAAATCAGCATAACAGTCTTTACTTCCCAGAATtgtagtgagaatcaaatgagataacatatgtaaaatgttttacaaatcttaaaattgTTCTactaatgctagctattattagtacTTTTTCTTATTACAGATAAAGGAATAGGGCTGAGAAGGTGTTAGAAGCAAactaaaggtcacacagctagagccTCCTGACTCCCAAATTCAGTATCTTCTTCCCCATAATGTTCTACCATCCTATGCACTTTTTTGCCAAGAATCTACCTTGCATGATTCCATAAGATCCTTAGAGGTACACATACACTTTTAGCCCATTTCCTCTATAATTGTTAATCATTTTCCTCCCATAATGCTTACTTATTCTctactctccccttcccttctgtgACTCCCTCTAGAACATTGTGTGTGACTTTCCTAGGGGAGTAAGTCAGTATATCCCTCCCCTTTGCAAATATGTGCCTTCCTTTATCTTTACCCAAACTAGACCATTCATTATTAATTGATTTAATAGTTAATGCTTGTAGTCCTTTGTCCTCTGGGTATGTTTTTTTGCTCTACCCTTCTCCTTTCTTAAAATCatctcttatcttttttcttctccaaataatCAGGATCCCTCAATGATAGCTGCTGGCTTGATACCCAGATCTTGTTCAGTCTGatacattttcttcattctttttatcctttcctaCTTACTTTCCAGctgcctcttttctctcttaacattctcccttttctcttagaTGCCTTAGAGTCTTCAGTTATTGGGAGGTGAATGCTTTTCCATTTGATTCATctatccctttttttctttttttttgttaaaactcttaccttccaacttagaatcaatactgtgtattggttccaaggcagaaaagcagtaaggggttaagtgcaatgggggttaagtgacttgcccagggtcaatagctaggaagtgtctgaggccacatttgaacctaggacctcctgtttctaagcctggatctcagtctactgagctacccagctgccccctcagttatCCTTCTAATCCTTCTAACTAGTTTCTACTGCCtcctgtctcccccccccccaaaaacaaACCCCAACCTCTTCGAATCTGAATTTCTTTTATCATCTACCACTAGGTTCGGACAAAGGATCATCGATTCGAGAGCGTCAGTCATCTCATCAGCTACCACATGGACAATCACCTCCCTATCATCTCTGCAGGCAGCGAGCTATGTCTTCAGCAGCCTGTGGAAAGGAAGCTGTAACTGACCTGATTCTGTCTCCAACCTTGCTCCAGCTTCCAGGACACTCCCTTTCACTTTTCTGGTCTCAAATCCAACAGTTTTCTGGGGGAAAATGCTATGGTTGAAGTACTCTGTGTGGTATCTGTGAGTGGCCTGGATCCTAGCATTCAGGACCCTGAGGAGGGATTAATCCTTCTCCCCTACCAGAGTATTAGATTAGCCCCTAGATGGGTCTGGGGAAGACCCCCTAATGGGAGAAAGGAATCTTAGGGAAAATTCCAGTGGAATAGGATTTTTCTTCAAAGGGATATCATTCTGTCCCTCCTCCAGTGTTTAAACCTCGTGCCTTTGACCATGCGCCAGGTCAGAATAAGTTTTATGCAAAGTTTTCCTATGGGCTAGAAATGATGATACACTCTATCTGCCCCCAGGATTCCGTCCCTCAGCCCTCCCTTAGCTTGGTTCCCCCATAATGGGCTTGGGAGACCAGAGGCAGATGTGGTTGCTTGCCCTTCCTCAAAGAGGATGCTCAGTCCTTAAGAGTATCTCCCAGAACCCCTGTTCCTGGCCAGGGGAAGGTGAATGTCACATCTCAACTCCTCCCCTCTGCCACAAACAAAGAGTGCCTCCTGGCCAGGGGGCCCCCTTCTCTAGGGGTCTGTATATACATTTCGTAAAcatccaccccaccccacttccaGCGTTTGCATGCACATCATCCTACTCTACAGCCAAAGTGTAGCCCCTTGTAGCCTCTCCAACTCTTTTGGGTTGGACAGTGAATCCAGTGTTTGGTTTGTCTATACAGTCAACTCTCAATTTTCTGCATTAATTTGAGGGGGTGATGATTATCTATAGCAGTGGATAATCCTCTATAGTTTTTTATTTAGTTGGGAATGTTTTAGTTTTGGGCAGCAGaattatttcctaattttgtCTTGCTTGAGCATAAAAGTTATCTTTATACATATAgcaccttttaaaatttttttcaaagacctTAATCTATTATATCGTTTTACCATCATGACAAGCCTATGAAATAAATAGCAtaggcattattatctccattttacaggtgaaaaaaattgatgcagagagaaactTAGGTGACTGTTaagggccacatagctagcaaaAGGCCAGGACTAAAAGCCAGACTTCCTCCTAGCCTAGAAAAAAGGCTGGAATTTAACTTTGCTGCAGATAAGCCTCAGAAGGAATCATTCAAATCTATGTATTGAGTACCTACTGCTAGGCATAGTGAGGAATACAGAAAAGGTAGAAGGAGTTGTAGATAATGGAGAGTTGACTGTATCTTTTatctccttctcttccatttctctctcctacCCTTATTTTGTTTGAATCTATTCACGGGTCTCACTTATATACCAAAGGGAAATGTCATTAAagatcattatttcttttatcaaATGTCTCCTTTTCAATCCAGTACCCCTTCTTCAGTTCCTTTGGGGTCGGCTTGGGGTTGGAGGAAATCACAGTAAGCTTCTGCTAGAAGTGAAGGGAATATGTATGTAATTTGGGCATAGGTGGTGGCATGGTATGAGGGGTAATAGATGGGTAATAGATGTGGGAGAggggtgtgtgtctgtgtctgatGTTTGACTATATTGTGATATATCAGTAGTTGTAGTCTAGGAAAGGACAAGTATGTGCCTGGGTGTATAGTATCACTGTGAGAGGGGTGTATGTGGTAGTGGCACAGTTGTAGGTGCTTCTGGAGGGAGTATCACTAGGAGGGGTGAATGGGTGTGATGCTGACAGCTGTACACATGTCTGGGTGAAGTATCACTGTAGGAGGGGTGGGTGTGAGTGTGGTGGTGACACGGCCGTGTGCCTAGGTACGGTGACATGTGAGAAGGGATGCTTAGCTGGGTATGATGGTGGGGGAAATGTAGTCTAGTATGATATTAACAAGCCGTGGTTTCCGCTCCCAGACCTTGTGGATGGCTGGTTGAAGATGGGGGTGGGGCGGACGCCAGCGCAGGGCACCGAGTCGGCTTAGTCTGACCCCTCCAGGATGGTACAGTCTACTCAAGAACGGGTGCGCTGTGGTATGCTCCGACCTGGCTGGATCTTCCCTCCAGAGTCGTAGTCTCCCGGGGCTCTGTGCTGATGGTAGAGTCCTTGTTTCCGCTTGCTTgtccctttttcccctccctacAGAGTTGGAGTGGTGGAGCCCCGGCTGAGTTCCGGTTCCGGTCCTGGCGGCGGGCGGGAGGGTGTTGAGTTGGGAGTGAGCTCCCTATCTGCTGGGGCCCGCTCCCTCCTCCGCGTTGCCTAGGATGGTACCGCCCAGGGGCCTGCGCTGGCCCTGATCCCCCCCTCTGGGAGATGGTGCAGGCCGGGGGCCCCTCGCCCCCCCGCCGCCGCTCCGGCGGCCACCGCCGCTGACCCGCGCCCCCGCCCCATGGCCGCCGCGGCGCCGCCCCCCCCTGACAAGCTGGAGGGAGGAGGCGGCCCCGCTGCGCCGCCAGCGCCGCCCAGCACCGGGAGGAAGCAGGGCAAAGCCGGTGAgagcggggtggggggggggccgAAGGCTGGGACTTATACGGATACGGAGGGGGCCCAGGCTGAGGAGCCCGGGGTGGGGCTGGGGGTCTAAGAGAGAAGATTAGAGCAATAGGAGGGGACGTAGGTAGAGTAACCTGAGATGGGAGGGAGGGTGGGTAAATGGGTCTCGGGTAAAGGGATAGGAGGGGGTCAGGTAGAGGAGCCTGGGGTGGAAGGGGCTTAGGCTAAGAGCTTTAAAGTTTAATGGGTATTCCAGGCTGAGTTATGGGTCTCTCAGGTTATAGGGTCTAGGATTTTTAAGGTCTAAGGCTGAGTGATCTGAGGTCTCCAGGTTGAAGACGAGTGTATGATAGCAGACGTAAAAATCTTAGGTTTGAAAGTCTTGCAGGGCATTGGCTCAAGGATGATTTGGGTTTAAGGGTAGAAGTTACTGACTGAAAGATCAGAAGTTAGGGAAAGGGTTTTGGACTGAGAAATCAGGCTTGACGGACTCACAGCTTGAGGCATTATAGTTGCATTATATAGTTGCACAGAAGGCATTATAAGTTGACTTATGTTAAGAGTTAGGGGATTCATAGACTGAGAAGGGATTATTTTTTGTAATGTCTAATGGAGGACACAACATGTAAATAATCAGGTATATACAAAGTAGATGGGAAGTAATCTGAAAGGGTTAGCATTAGCAGCTGGGGGAACCAGGAAAGACCTCCTACAGAAGATGGGCTTTGagctggggtttttttttttttttttggttttttctttttttaattttcagttccagTTATTTTCCTCCACTCCCTCCCCCAACCATTGAAaaggcaggaaatatgatatCCATGTGAAATCAAGCAGaccatatttccacattagctgtGTTTGGGGATGCCCGGGGTGGGCAGTtgagagcaagaaaaataaagtgaaaaatgtatttcaatctgcactcagagtttatcagttctctctggaaggggatagaatttttcatcacaGTCAGGGATCATTATCCTAATTTgagtagctgtctttcacagttgatcatcattacaatattgttacTGTGTTATAGTATTCTTCAGGTTCTGTTCACTTTTCTCTATCAGTTCAAgtaagtcttcccaggattttcaaaaaccattctgctcatcaattcttatggcacaataatatttcattacaatcatatgccacaacttgttaaggcattccctcaatttccaattctttgccatcacaaaaagaactgctataaatatttttgtacaaataggtctttttcctttgatctctttggagtaaacAGACCTAGCAGTGCTTTTGCGGAGTCAGAGATTGTGAAGGTTTTATaacctttggtcatagttccgaattgttctccagaatggttggactggttcacaactccaccagcaatgtattagtgcccCTGCCCCtgttttttccacattccctccagcatttgttattttacatttttgcaaTAAGGTGGTTCCTCGGgggttttaaaaatttgtatttatctaatcagtagtaatttagagaattttttttcatgtcactatagctttgatttcttctgaaaactgcctgttcttatcctttgacaaCTTATTAATTGGGGATTTGTTGAGCTGAGTCTCAAGGTagtca
The window above is part of the Gracilinanus agilis isolate LMUSP501 chromosome 4, AgileGrace, whole genome shotgun sequence genome. Proteins encoded here:
- the SHC1 gene encoding SHC-transforming protein 1 isoform X1; its protein translation is MDLLPPKPKYNPLRNESISSLEEGTLGSLSPGELSSPSASSLGPILPSMLGDESPTTLCSFFPRMSNLKLANPTGGRLGPSEESGQGPEDRERNVGGAGLDSGPSPLLQDMNKLSGGRRTRVEGGQLGGEEWTRHGSFVNKPTRGWLHPNDKVMGPGVSYLVRYMGCVEVLQSMRALDFNTRTQVTREAISLVCEAVPGAKGASRRRKPCSRPLSSILGRSNLKFAGMPITLTVSTSSLNLMAADCKQIIANHHMQSISFASGGDPDTAEYVAYVAKDPVNQRACHILECPEGLAQDVISTIGQAFELRFKQYLRNPPKLVTPHDRMAGFDGSAWDEEEEDPPDHQYYNDFPGKEPPLGGVVDMRLRDGPAPGSPWPPTPSNQTTNHLGATLPVGQLAGGDPDIRKQLPTPGPGRELFDDPSYVNVQNLEKVRQGAGGPSNPTTNGSAPRDLFDMKPFEDALRVPPPSPTPPMAEQLRAEPWFHGKLNRREAEGQLRLNGDFLVRESTTTPGQYVLTGLQSGQPKHLLLVDPEGVVRTKDHRFESVSHLISYHMDNHLPIISAGSELCLQQPVERKL
- the SHC1 gene encoding SHC-transforming protein 1 isoform X2; protein product: MNKLSGGRRTRVEGGQLGGEEWTRHGSFVNKPTRGWLHPNDKVMGPGVSYLVRYMGCVEVLQSMRALDFNTRTQVTREAISLVCEAVPGAKGASRRRKPCSRPLSSILGRSNLKFAGMPITLTVSTSSLNLMAADCKQIIANHHMQSISFASGGDPDTAEYVAYVAKDPVNQRACHILECPEGLAQDVISTIGQAFELRFKQYLRNPPKLVTPHDRMAGFDGSAWDEEEEDPPDHQYYNDFPGKEPPLGGVVDMRLRDGPAPGSPWPPTPSNQTTNHLGATLPVGQLAGGDPDIRKQLPTPGPGRELFDDPSYVNVQNLEKVRQGAGGPSNPTTNGSAPRDLFDMKPFEDALRVPPPSPTPPMAEQLRAEPWFHGKLNRREAEGQLRLNGDFLVRESTTTPGQYVLTGLQSGQPKHLLLVDPEGVVRTKDHRFESVSHLISYHMDNHLPIISAGSELCLQQPVERKL